A single Glycine soja cultivar W05 chromosome 14, ASM419377v2, whole genome shotgun sequence DNA region contains:
- the LOC114385058 gene encoding uncharacterized protein LOC114385058 isoform X3 has translation MESPWERKCDSPLQPSTSATVLSAPPPETKEINTSYCLYPQVAHGLRSKFVGGKQGHVYQSFPHSTAHGSGQADTRNSFLSLLYGPPSLLQHEFRDLSDRKLCFSSGDCTAAIGNSVVGSIESGTFQTSGVGLMTENLINHNLQSRVTTFPEISSRAMVGLNNSNNFVFHDIQSSNTAIQPPIPGSEKARESFSSPGQCQGTIPASSLNVCCSDIQTTQTIALEPSSSKYATPFMSGCPRVFCMGKSGHLLLSNTGLLGIVCSCHCCHMSVLKFCEHSGLHGIDPGEAVRMESGETISQWQKLYFLKFGIRSLGNENEWDWPDVLSTRGSLMRSNSSAFDMSKTNLSHMLSSSAVMSRKQATTIQDGCNIPLKGFTCISQNSLYDQLKNQLMVSNLAMYTTAPNFIGTQLDDGCQPIPPSFDSLKRKRNLSSAHSPLQTSTSLLKDHDCIKKKNASDGLVGRDAASSNIDLRLGQPPQTGNPLPSFVEPPLFNALASPPKSQPLKQMITNLSREEELQNNFSYAAGSIKMVEEMPQLKLKKYMSAVVNASARARSETKNVAKGLSFSPFLQFDNQYGGKTKTSENLWNDGSPIMPKKLYSDYGHTGRQSTNSGIRTNKCLNNDKGVNFAKDSGVKINSGFGIGQLMKYPSSIKRAVGGSDISVVNGKIHELNHESSLPSDTSVCADILRGSNNVSFLGQENHTPETSISFKGILKGLSHHVSSSVSNQTPTLPQQQQGINMDSCLLDENLRLLALTQILELSKQQHALYFNNMNQKQGGSNSISKVQHYMYEASTSEQGTSGATLKLLQNRGIYGNHESTVGLEKLASLTGMNSYCHLSGLSPRPLHSKEKESQCNHSYDLQNEETSLSLGINKDNTRSSVFEKCSEQPSNICFGGKYTCAAQINCCKSNFFSGIEPLCYIIKQKLANASGETSLKMASDLSRDMNSFKGENIEQGGKLDGQDSIKIGFRTPQWRDVPSKVRKAVCDATSLGQTATGMDWEGQDSVQLGNISMKRFKRTIDMGDMSKEQENSNVSSGCSAPVVTQASLEVNKIEPCMGDAVDTGFVNNLVVDEGSGIDKGWSSDLVEKSDEFLGSSSGSCLKNDYLRVLNDQPCCNLLDDLKLLDSLIWKKGWNQNNFVLSSNCKSNQSQKVKKGLKGKKRKRNLVRILDASLSSEFPSLLHKKNEEVTGICNSSSSCSKEMQMRPLSSLQKSSNKSSFVQPSNKQKHTAFSSKFLSCKNHLNKHQSYKVGYESESSSDAEFRTLPGVSGSKKLKKDLTSDCFEQFQMQEPAYEEPENDKLRPFSCRKENAHRITRPVVCGKYGEISSGHLAREVQKPVKIVSLRKVLKSSKRCRGHTNGKPIPTSKKKWKRLSIGTSSGHCCGNPGLKIKEHNETQNAIFFNKTNVDLSMEDLDRGGKPPVVYKGKRDAKAKQGNSVGNRAYVSLKVKNKEIRKQRSITELTAKETKVMDMMNSAQDQEPGLCSTASRNSIQGHMNIATINSDAFCCVCRSSSNDKINYLLECSRCLIRVHQACYGVSSLPKKSSWCCRPCRTNSKNIVCVLCGYGGGAMTRAIMSHTIVKSLLKVWNGEKDGMPKNTTSHEVFEKEIDAFLSSKDGQEVDQESVLKPKIVDTSTDLMKVTNHIQHTPTSVSNFKVHNSITEAVLDPTVKQWIHMVCGLWTPGTRCPNVDTMSAFDVSGVSRPRADVVCYICNRWGGSCIECRIADCSIKFHPWCAHQKNLLQSETEGIDDEKIGFYGRCTLHIIEPRCLPIYDPLDEIGSQEEKEFTCARAEGYKGRRWDGFQNNQCQGGCLVPEEQLNAWIHINGQKLCSRGLPKFPDLDIEHDCRKEYARYKQAKGWKHLVVYKSRIHALGLYTSRFISRGEMVVEYIGEIVGLRVADKREKEYQSGRKLQYKTACYFFRIDKEHIIDATRKGGIARFVNHSCLPNCVAKVITVRHEKKVVFLAERDIFPGEEITYDYHFNHEDEGKIPCYCNSKNCRRYMN, from the exons ATGGAGAGCCCATGGGAGAGGAAATGTGATTCGCCGCTTCAGCCGTCGACGTCCGCCACAGTTCTGTCTGCACCGCCGCCGGAGACG AAGGAGATAAACACAAGCTATTGTCTTTATCCACAAGTTGCTCATGGTTTAAGATCAAAATTTGTTGGAGGGAAGCAAGGCCATGTTTACCAAAGCTTTCCCCACTCAACTGCCCATGGATCAGGCCAAGCCGATACCAGAAATTCATTTCTGTCTCTCCTTTATGGTCCTCCATCCTTGTTACAGCATGAGTTTCGGGATTTATCTGATCGAAAGCTTTGCTTCTCATCTGGTGATTGTACTGCTGCTATTGGGAATTCTGTTGTTGGTTCCATAGAAAGTGGAACCTTCCAAACTTCTGGTGTGGGGTTGATGacagaaaatttaattaaccaTAACCTGCAAAGTAGGGTGACTACTTTTCCTGAGATTTCTTCCAGGGCAATGGTTGGTctgaataatagtaataattttgtCTTCCACGATATTCAGAGTAGCAATACTGCTATTCAGCCCCCAATTCCTGGTAGTGAGAAAGCTAGGGAGTCTTTTTCTTCTCCAGGTCAGTGCCAAGGTACAATCCCGGCATCTAGTCTAAATGTTTGCTGCTCAGATATTCAAACTACACAAACTATTGCTTTAGAACCAAGCTCATCTAAGTATGCAACTCCTTTTATGAGTGGGTGTCCTCGTGTGTTCTGCATGGGAAAAA GTGGCCATCTTCTTCTTAGCAATACAGGGCTTCTTGGTATTGTTTGTTCATGCCATTGTTGCCACATGTCTGTTCTTAAGTTTTGTGAG CATTCAGGGTTACATGGCATTGACCCAGGGGAGGCTGTTCGTATGGAAAGTGGGGAGACTATTTCTCAATGGCAGAAGCTATACTTCTTGAAGTTTGGG ATTAGGTCTCTGGGGAATGAGAATGAATGGGACTGGCCAGACGTATTATCAACAAGAGGAAGTCTGATGAGATCCAATTCATCTGCATTTGATATGTCCAAGACTAATTTGTCGCATATGTTGAGTTCGTCTGCAGTCATGTCAAG AAAACAAGCGACAACAATCCAGGATGGTTGCAACATTCCACTCAAAGGTTTTACTTGTATTTCACAAAACAGCTTGTATGATCAGTTGAAAAACCAGTTAATGGTGTCTAATCTAGCTATGTATACAACTGCACCAAACTTCATTGGAACTCAACTGGATGATGGTTGTCAGCCTATACCTCCTTCCTTTGATTctctaaaaaggaaaagaaatttgtctaGTGCCCACTCTCCTTTGCAAACTTCAACAAGCCTTTTGAAAGACCATGATTGCATCAAAAAGAAGAATGCTAGTGATGGTCTTGTAGGCAGGGATGCAGCTTCTTCCAATATTGATCTTAGGCTTGGTCAACCACCTCAGACAGGAAATCCACTTCCATCATTTGTAGAGCCACCGCTTTTTAATGCCCTTGCCAGTCCTCCTAAATCACAACCTCTGAAGCAGATGATTACTA ACCTCAGCAGGGAGGAGGAATTACAGAATAATTTTAGCTATGCTGCTGGTTCAATCAAAATGGTTGAAGAAATGCCTCAGCTTAAACTCAAGAAATATATGTCTGCTGTGGTTAATGCTTCTGCTAGAGCTAGATCAGAAACTAAAAATGTGGCCAAGGGTTTATCCTTTTCACCATTTCTGCAATTTGATAATCAATATGGGGGAAAGACAAAAACTAGTGAAAATTTGTGGAATGATGGCAGCCCTATCATGCCCAAGAAACTGTATTCTGATTACGGCCACACAGGAAGACAATCAACCAATTCGGGCATAAGGACCAATAAATGTTTGAACAATGATAAAGGGGTGAACTTTGCTAAAGACTCTggtgttaaaataaattctggTTTTGGTATTGGTCAGTTAATGAAATACCCAAGCTCCATCAAGAGAGCTGTTGGTGGTAGTGATATTTCGGTTGTTAATGGAAAGATACATGAATTGAATCATGAATCAAGCTTGCCATCAGATACATCTGTGTGTGCAGATATTTTGCGTGGTTCAAACAATGTATCTTTTCTTGGACAAGAAAATCATACTCCAGAaacatccatttcatttaaagGGATTTTGAAAGGCCTTTCCCATCATGTTTCAAGTTCTGTGTCAAATCAGACTCCTACTTTGCCACAGCAGCAGCAGGGCATTAATATGGATTCTTGTTTGCTTGATGAAAACTTGAGGTTGCTTGCATTGACACAGATACTGGAGTTATCTAAACAACAGCATGCattgtattttaataatatgaatCAGAAGCAAGGGGGATCCAACAGTATTTCAAAAGTCCAGCATTATATGTATGAGGCTTCAACATCTGAGCAGGGAACTTCTGGTGCAACATTGAAATTGCTCCAAAATAGGGGGATTTATGGGAATCACGAGAGTACTGTTGGTTTAGAGAAACTAGCTTCCCTCACAG GTATGAACAGCTATTGTCATTTGTCTGGCCTATCACCAAGACCTTTACATTCTAAAGAAAAGGAATCACAATGTAATCATTCTTATGATCTTCAAAATGAAGAGACTTCTTTAAG CCTTGGTATAAACAAAGACAATACCAGATCAAGTGTATTTGAAAAATGCTCTGAGCAACCATCAAATATATGTTTCGGAGGCAAGTACACTTGTGCTGCTCAGATTAACTGTTGCAAGAGCAATTTTTTCTCAGGAATTGAACCCCTTTGTTATATCATAAAGCAAAAACTTGCTAATGCCAGTGGTGAAACTTCTTTGAAGATGGCTTCAGATTTGAGTAGAGATATGAATAGTTTCAAGGGCGAAAATATTGAGCAAGGTGGGAAGTTAGATGGCCAAGACTCGATCAAAATTGGCTTTCGTACACCTCAATGGAGAGATGTGCCAAGTAAGGTCAGGAAAGCAGTTTGTGATGCAACATCTTTAGGTCAGACAGCTACTGGTATGGATTGGGAAGGACAAGACAGTGTTCAACTTGGAAACATTTCTATGAAACGCTTCAAAAGAACTATTGACATGGGAGATATGTCAAAAGAGCAAGAAAATTCTAATGTTTCTTCTGGATGCTCTGCTCCTGTGGTTACTCAGGCATCTTTGGAGGTCAACAAAATTGAACCCTGCATGGGTGATGCTGTAGACACTGGCTTTGTCAACAACCTTGTAGTTGATGAAGGGTCAGGTATTGATAAAGGCTGGTCGTCAGATTTGGTTGAAAAAAGTGATGAGTTTCTAGGCTCATCCTCTGGGAGTTGCTTGAAAAATGATTATCTGAGAGTCTTAAATGATCAACCATGTTGCAATCTCCTTGATGACCTTAAACTGTTAGATTCCTTGATATGGAAGAAAGGAtggaatcaaaataattttgtgcTTTCTTCTAATTGTAAAAGCAATCAATCTCAAAAAGTCAAGAAGGGCCTTAAAGGAAAAAAGCGAAAGAGAAATTTGGTGAGGATTCTAGATGCTTCATTATCTTCTGAATTCCCTTCCTTATTGCATAAAAAGAATGAAGAAGTTACTGGAATATGTAATTCCTCTTCTAGTTGTTCAAAAGAAATGCAAATGCGCCCTTTATCTAGCCTGCAAAAATCATCTAACAAGTCTTCCTTTGTTCAACCTagtaacaaacaaaaacatactGCATTTTCATCCAAATTTCTTTCTTGTAAGAATCATCTGAACAAGCATCAAAGTTACAAAGTTGGCTACGAGTCAGAATCAAGTTCTGATGCTGAGTTTCGCACATTGCCTGGAGTTTCTGgatcaaagaaattaaaaaaggatCTCACTTCTGATTGTTTTGAGCAGTTTCAAATGCAAGAACCAGCCTATGAGGAACCTGAAAATGATAAGCTGAGGCCATTCTCTTGCAGGAAGGAAAATGCTCATAGAATCACAAGGCCAGTAGTATGTGGAAAATATGGTGAAATATCTAGCGGGCATTTGGCTAGAGAGGTGCAAAAACCAGTAAAAATTGTCTCTCTCAGGAAGGTTCTTAAATCTTCCAAAAGATGTAGGGGTCATACAAATGGAAAGCCTATACCAACTTCAAAAAAGAAATGGAAGAGATTGAGCATTGGAACAAGTAGTGGACATTGCTGTGGGAACCCTGGTTTAAAAATTAAGGAACACAATGAAACCCAAaatgcaatattttttaataaaacaaatgtTGATTTGTCCATGGAAGATTTGGATAGAGGTGGCAAGCCACCTGTCGTTTACAAAGGGAAGAGAGATGCCAAAGCTAAGCAGGGTAATAGTGTTGGAAATAGAGCTTATGTTTCATTGAAGGTGAAGAACAAGGAAATTCGGAAACAGCGTAGCATTACTGAACTCACTGCTAAAG AAACCAAAGTGATGGATATGATGAATAGTGCTCAAGATCAGGAGCCTGGTTTGTGTAGCACCGCAAGTAGAAA CTCCATTCAAGGTCACATGAACATAGCCACCATAAATTCAGATGCTTTCTGCTGTGTGTGTCGAAGCTCAAGCAATGATAAAATCAACTATTTGTTGGAGTGTAGTCGATGTCTGATTAGA GTGCATCAAGCGTGCTATGGTGTTTCCTCATTACCCAAAAAAAGTAGTTGGTGTTGCAGGCCATGCCGAACAAActcaaaaaatatt GTTTGTGTCCTATGTGGTTATGGAGGTGGAGCCATGACTCGAGCAATAATGAGTCACACAATTGTCAAGAGCCTCCTGAAAGTGTGGAATGGTGAGAAAGATGGCATGCCAAAGAATACAACTTCACATGAAGTTTTTGAAAAGGAAATAGATGCATTTCTATCCTCAAAAGATGGGCAAGAAGTTGATCAAGAAAGTGTTTTGAAGCCCAAAATTGTTGATACATCAACAGATCTGATGAAAGTTACCAATCACATACAACACACCCCAACCTCTGTTTCTAATTTCAAGGTACATAACAGTATTACAGAAGCAGTTCTTGATCCAACTGTTAAACAATGGATTCATATGGTTTGTGGTCTTTGGACTCCTGGAACAAGATGCCCCAATGTTGACACCATGAGTGCTTTTGATGTATCTGGTGTTTCGCGTCCAAGAGCAGATGTG GTTTGTTACATTTGCAATCGATGGGGTGGTTCTTGTATAGAGTGCAGGATTGCTGATTGCTCTATCAAGTTTCATCCTTGGTGTGCTCATCAAAAG AACCTCTTGCAAAGTGAGACTGAAGGCATTGATGATGAGAAGATTGGATTTTATGGAAGATGCACGCTTCATATTATTGAACCTAGATGTCTGCCCATATATGATCCTCTTGATGAAATTGGAagtcaagaagaaaaggaattcACCTGTGCCAGGGCAGAG GGTTACAAGGGCCGTAGGTGGGATGGTTTTCAGAATAATCAGTGCCAAGGTGGATGCCTTGTTCCTGAGGAGCAGCTAAATGCTTGGATTCACATTAATGGGCAGAAATTATGTTCACGGGGACTTCCAAAATTCCCAGATTTAGATATTGAGCATGATTGTCGA AAGGAATATGCTCGATACAAACAAGCAAAGGGATGGAAACACCTTGTTGTATACAAGTCCCGTATACATGCTCTAGGTCTTTACACTTCTCGATTCATTTCCCGGGGTGAAATG GTTGTTGAGTATATTGGTGAAATTGTGGGGCTGCGTGTGGCTGATAAAAGAGAGAAGGAATATCAATCTGGAAGGAAACTTCAGTACAAGACTGCCTGCTACTTCTTCAGGATAGACAAAGAGCATATTATTGATGCCACAAGGAAAGGGGGGATTGCTCGATTTGTGAACCACTCATGCCtg CCAAATTGCGTGGCAAAAGTGATCACCGTAAGGCATGAAAAGAAG GTTGTCTTCTTGGCAGAGAGGGACATATTTCCTGGTGAAGAGATTACGTATGATTACCACTTTAATCACGAAGACGAAGGAAAGATTCCATGTTACTGCAATTCAAAAAATTGCAGGCGCTATATGAACTAA